In the Bacillota bacterium genome, one interval contains:
- a CDS encoding recombinase family protein gives MLAVVYARVSREEQARHGYSLEAQEELCQEKARELGADRVEVYRDEGVTGEILERPGLQAALAAAKGGAAFFVVYDPDRLSRKLSHQLLLADMIEKAGCRLEFVTMDWQDTPEGRLFYSLRGAIAEYEKEKFKTRSRMGRLAKARRGLLPFNPRTYGYRYVEGGRYEVNEAQAAVYRRMAEMCIGGMSSGEIAKQLNEEGVPGPGGGPWRRQTVRGILKNPVYMGVLYVNRYNTEGHATARQRGEKARLKYRPREEWVGVPVPPLIDPERWELLQQALTARKRGKQGGKTYRYYLSGLLRCGICGGGLVGGYGVSSTKSARKVYRYYMCTRGWPSVHAERGYPGEPCPGNRHRADALEEAVWARVREWLEDPEALARDAKQDGATEIVEREAARVQKRLAQLERERERVFEAYRRGLVDMEMFERAVQDVGREKAVLEARLKELEEARRAAALAEQGVGTLRELAHQVAGRLDDLSWDEREKLIRMLVRRAVMTKDELVIEARVNASYSFEGRCDIGVKTFVKRAISLSRGDSMIRQETTPTALHPNPMHMVRACFPCPPALRKKRSRLKATRGR, from the coding sequence GTGTTAGCTGTAGTCTACGCCCGGGTTTCCAGGGAGGAGCAGGCGCGGCACGGCTACTCCCTGGAGGCCCAGGAGGAGCTCTGCCAGGAGAAGGCGCGGGAACTCGGGGCGGACCGCGTAGAGGTCTACCGCGACGAGGGGGTTACCGGGGAGATTTTGGAGCGCCCCGGCCTTCAGGCGGCCCTTGCCGCCGCGAAGGGGGGCGCGGCCTTTTTTGTCGTCTACGATCCGGATAGGCTCTCCCGGAAGCTCTCGCACCAGCTCCTGCTGGCCGACATGATCGAAAAGGCCGGCTGCCGGCTTGAATTCGTAACGATGGACTGGCAGGACACCCCTGAGGGAAGGCTATTCTACTCCCTCCGGGGCGCCATCGCCGAGTACGAGAAAGAAAAGTTCAAGACCCGGAGCCGGATGGGGAGGCTGGCGAAGGCCCGGCGGGGGCTGCTCCCCTTCAACCCCCGGACCTACGGCTACCGTTACGTTGAGGGCGGCAGGTATGAGGTTAACGAGGCCCAGGCGGCGGTCTACCGCCGGATGGCGGAGATGTGCATCGGGGGGATGTCCTCGGGCGAGATCGCCAAACAGTTGAACGAAGAGGGCGTCCCCGGCCCAGGGGGAGGCCCGTGGCGGCGCCAGACCGTGCGCGGGATTCTCAAAAATCCCGTCTACATGGGCGTTCTTTACGTCAACAGGTACAACACCGAAGGCCACGCCACCGCCCGCCAGCGCGGGGAAAAGGCGAGATTAAAGTACCGGCCCCGGGAGGAGTGGGTTGGAGTTCCGGTGCCGCCCCTGATTGACCCCGAAAGGTGGGAGCTCCTCCAGCAGGCTCTCACCGCCAGGAAGCGGGGCAAGCAGGGTGGCAAGACCTACCGGTATTATTTAAGCGGCCTGCTCCGGTGCGGGATCTGCGGCGGCGGCCTGGTGGGGGGCTACGGAGTATCGTCAACGAAATCAGCGAGAAAAGTGTACAGGTATTATATGTGTACCCGTGGCTGGCCGTCCGTCCACGCCGAGAGGGGCTACCCCGGAGAACCCTGTCCCGGCAACAGGCACCGGGCCGACGCCCTGGAGGAAGCGGTATGGGCCAGGGTGAGGGAATGGCTTGAGGACCCTGAGGCCCTGGCGCGGGACGCCAAGCAGGATGGCGCAACGGAAATCGTGGAAAGGGAGGCCGCCCGCGTGCAAAAGCGCCTTGCCCAGCTTGAGAGGGAACGGGAGAGGGTCTTCGAGGCCTACCGCCGGGGGCTGGTGGACATGGAAATGTTCGAGCGGGCGGTGCAAGACGTAGGGCGGGAAAAAGCCGTCCTGGAGGCGCGGCTAAAAGAACTCGAAGAAGCGCGCCGGGCCGCCGCGCTGGCCGAACAGGGAGTAGGGACCCTGCGGGAGCTTGCCCATCAGGTGGCCGGGCGACTTGACGATTTAAGTTGGGATGAGCGGGAGAAGCTGATCCGGATGCTGGTGCGCCGGGCGGTCATGACGAAGGATGAGTTGGTGATTGAGGCCAGGGTCAACGCCTCTTACTCTTTCGAGGGGCGTTGTGATATTGGAGTGAAGACGTTCGTTAAAAGAGCGA
- a CDS encoding helix-turn-helix transcriptional regulator, which yields MQRLKNLRMEQNLSQQELAKRAGLGQSTIHYIETGYKSPTLKVLRKLAAALGVTVSELIGEETNTTRAS from the coding sequence GTGCAACGCCTCAAAAACCTGCGCATGGAACAAAACCTGTCTCAACAAGAATTAGCCAAAAGGGCCGGGCTGGGTCAGTCGACTATTCACTACATTGAAACCGGATATAAAAGTCCGACTCTTAAAGTTTTAAGAAAGCTGGCTGCAGCTCTTGGCGTGACGGTTTCGGAATTGATAGGGGAAGAGACAAATACAACCAGGGCATCGTAA